In Calliopsis andreniformis isolate RMS-2024a chromosome 8, iyCalAndr_principal, whole genome shotgun sequence, one DNA window encodes the following:
- the LOC143182388 gene encoding uncharacterized protein LOC143182388, whose amino-acid sequence MGNCIRNLLGRLRKKRCSEKTIILLIVGLDNAGKTSVLNRISGDSDRNVLPTIGFRTVSLRYKSYVVKIYDIGGSSQIRSLWPKYYSGIHGVIYVVDASDISRLTENKVVFGELISHEHISGKPLLLLANKQDVNGAIDELDLVENLDVEHAVNTMKCPTRVEICSCASRENQSQDRTIGIKNGYKWLLDIIIKNYSVLNNRLKDSQSIQIERIPEIQATTSSTLSRLSIHSNPFKPIKDVISKQEEAQAARILQNGAVTGKRLKKIFLHKNKTAPLTTEESITEIGNVKSTTITVQPQTSLQTLPLTLNPVQMNEYTNSIKMESNRPHTAPGRSQYFINKITVLSSTPGQVAQE is encoded by the exons ATGGGTAATTGCATACGAAATTTACTGGGGAGGTTACGAAAGAAGCGATGTTCCGAAAA AACTATTATCTTGCTGATTGTGGGTCTTGATAATGCGGGAAAAACATCTGTTTTGAATCGCATAAGTGGTG ATTCAGACAGAAATGTATTACCTACAATAGGATTTCGCACAGTATCTTTAAGATATAAGTCATACGTAGTAAAAATTTATGATATTGGCGGTAGTTCTCAAATCAGATCTTTATGGCCAAAATATTATAGCGGT ATACATGGTGTTATATATGTGGTGGATGCTAGTGATATTTCCCGTCTTACAGAAAATAAAGTTGTATTTGGTGAACTAATTTCACATGAGCATATTTCAGGGAAACCATTGTTATT GCTTGCAAATAAGCAAGATGTAAATGGAGCAATTGACGAATTAGATCTTGTTGAGAACTTGGATGTGGAACATGCAGTCAATACTATGAAATGTCCCACAAGAGTGGAGATATGTTCTTGTGCTTCAAGAGAAAATCAATCACAAGACAGGACTATAGGAATTAAGAATGGATATAA GTGGTTATTAGATATAATAATAAAGAATTATAGTGTACTAAATAACAGACTTAAAGATTCTCAAAGTATTCAAATTGAAAGAATTCCTGAAATACAAGCTACAACATCTAGTACACTATCAAGATTATCAATTCATTCCAATCCATTTAAACCAATCAAAGATGTAATTTCAAAACAG GAAGAAGCCCAGGCAGCAAGAATTTTACAAAATG GTGCTGTTACTGGGAAAAGACTTAAAAAGATATTCCTGCATAAAAATAAGACTGCACCACTTACTACGGAAGAATCCATTACTGAAATTGGAAATGTTAAGTCTACCACTATAACTGTACAACCACAAACGAGTCTTCAGACACTTCCATTAACGTTAAATCCAGTACAAATGAATGAATATACAAACTCAATTAAAATGGAATCAAATCGTCCACATACAGCTCCAGGACgttcacaatattttataaataaaataacagtaCTTAGTAGTACACCAGGACAAGTGGCACAAGAATAA